A section of the Neorhizobium galegae bv. orientalis str. HAMBI 540 genome encodes:
- a CDS encoding outer membrane protein gives MRKILSFAFASTLLTAGLAYIAPAQAADLTPANPAYVAPVSTGGFEVSVYGGYEFAPHSHVDVSDGPDFAAGWDTNPFQMPPYWGVRGTYWFDGGALSNWGVSLDYTHAKVYADDETMAKAGGWSVFEFTDGLNLLTVNALYKFPIEGSRWTPYVGAGVGINVPHVEVTRASGRTFEYQFGGATIQAQAGVKYQLTEKWSMFAEYKGNYSFVDVDIDSGASLKTNILTHAINLGVSYKF, from the coding sequence ATGCGCAAAATTCTTTCCTTCGCCTTCGCATCCACGCTTCTCACCGCTGGTCTTGCTTATATTGCTCCGGCTCAAGCGGCCGACCTGACCCCGGCCAATCCCGCCTATGTCGCCCCCGTCAGCACCGGAGGATTTGAAGTTTCCGTTTACGGCGGCTACGAATTCGCGCCGCATTCCCATGTGGACGTGTCCGACGGACCGGATTTTGCTGCCGGCTGGGATACCAATCCCTTCCAGATGCCGCCCTACTGGGGTGTCCGCGGCACCTACTGGTTCGACGGCGGTGCCCTCTCGAACTGGGGCGTTTCGCTCGATTACACCCACGCCAAGGTTTATGCCGACGATGAAACGATGGCCAAGGCCGGCGGCTGGAGCGTCTTCGAATTTACCGACGGCCTCAACCTCCTGACGGTCAACGCGCTCTACAAGTTCCCGATCGAGGGCAGCCGGTGGACGCCTTATGTCGGCGCCGGCGTCGGTATCAACGTGCCGCATGTCGAAGTGACCCGCGCTTCCGGCCGTACCTTCGAATATCAATTCGGTGGCGCGACGATCCAGGCCCAGGCCGGCGTGAAGTACCAGCTAACCGAAAAGTGGTCGATGTTTGCCGAATACAAGGGCAACTACTCGTTCGTGGATGTGGATATCGACAGCGGCGCTTCGCTGAAGACCAACATCCTGACGCATGCCATCAACCTTGGCGTCTCCTACAAGTTCTAA
- a CDS encoding L,D-transpeptidase yields MRTGKTLAIAMGMAGVIFFTAGHASAISPAVPFIERPASDVTLIAIPREVPEEFKRRMVRFSSTEKPGTIIIDTNNKFLYYIEGPNRATRYGIGVGREGFGWSGVVNVGRKAEWPSWTPPAEMRVRERRAGRILPAVQEGGIDNPLGARAMYLYKGGRDTIFRIHGTNQPWTIGLNMSSGCIRMMNKDVEHLYSRADIGTKVIVIGPGNRQGKVDFEDRGIDIFATIFGG; encoded by the coding sequence ATGAGGACAGGCAAGACCCTTGCGATAGCCATGGGGATGGCTGGCGTGATCTTCTTTACCGCCGGGCATGCGAGCGCAATCAGCCCGGCAGTGCCGTTTATCGAACGCCCGGCAAGCGACGTGACGCTGATCGCGATACCGCGGGAAGTGCCGGAAGAATTCAAGCGCCGCATGGTACGCTTCTCTTCGACCGAAAAGCCCGGCACGATCATCATCGATACCAACAACAAGTTCCTCTACTATATCGAAGGCCCCAACCGGGCGACCCGCTACGGCATCGGCGTCGGGCGTGAAGGGTTCGGCTGGTCGGGCGTCGTCAATGTCGGCCGCAAGGCGGAATGGCCCTCCTGGACGCCGCCGGCCGAGATGCGCGTTCGCGAACGTCGCGCCGGCCGTATTCTGCCGGCCGTGCAGGAAGGCGGCATCGACAACCCGCTCGGCGCCCGCGCCATGTATCTCTACAAGGGCGGCCGCGACACGATCTTCCGCATCCACGGCACCAACCAGCCCTGGACGATCGGCCTCAACATGTCGTCCGGCTGCATCCGCATGATGAACAAGGATGTCGAGCATCTTTATTCGCGCGCCGACATCGGCACCAAGGTGATCGTCATCGGCCCCGGCAACCGGCAGGGGAAAGTCGATTTCGAAGATCGCGGGATCGACATTTTCGCCACTATTTTCGGCGGTTGA
- a CDS encoding L,D-transpeptidase, protein MKKTLFLAFGLAAAFFSTAALAQDRYRERPPVVVSPDLAAPWVMQLAGPNGRPVVYPRQAAQPRPVYQQREAYQQREQQPMVRRGIFDRSPAEPVAMRPQPIRGQIEPQFLPQTVAYDSKEKAGTIVIDTNNRFLYLVMGSGQARRYGVGVGKPGFEWAGEHRVTRKSEWPDWTPPSEMIQREAVKGHYLPARMDGGPENPLGARAMYLGSTLYRIHGTNAPWSIGSAVSSGCIRMRNEDVTDLYERVNIGTKVIVM, encoded by the coding sequence ATGAAGAAAACCCTTTTCCTGGCCTTCGGCCTTGCTGCCGCCTTTTTCAGTACCGCTGCCCTTGCCCAAGACCGTTATCGCGAGCGCCCGCCCGTGGTCGTCAGCCCCGATCTTGCAGCCCCGTGGGTGATGCAGCTTGCCGGCCCGAACGGCCGCCCGGTCGTCTATCCGCGCCAGGCTGCCCAGCCGCGCCCGGTCTACCAACAACGTGAAGCCTACCAGCAGCGCGAGCAGCAGCCGATGGTTCGCCGCGGCATCTTCGACCGCTCGCCGGCCGAGCCGGTAGCGATGCGGCCGCAGCCGATCCGCGGCCAGATCGAACCGCAGTTCCTGCCGCAGACGGTCGCCTACGACAGCAAGGAAAAGGCCGGCACGATCGTCATCGATACCAATAACCGCTTCCTCTATCTGGTGATGGGCAGTGGCCAGGCTCGCCGTTACGGCGTCGGCGTCGGCAAACCAGGCTTCGAATGGGCCGGCGAGCACCGGGTGACCCGCAAGTCCGAATGGCCGGACTGGACGCCGCCGTCCGAAATGATCCAGCGCGAAGCTGTCAAGGGCCACTATCTGCCGGCACGCATGGACGGCGGACCAGAAAACCCGCTCGGCGCCCGCGCCATGTATCTCGGCTCGACGCTCTACCGCATCCACGGCACCAACGCCCCCTGGTCGATCGGCAGTGCCGTCTCTTCCGGTTGCATCCGCATGCGCAACGAAGATGTGACGGATCTTTACGAACGGGTGAACATCGGCACCAAGGTCATCGTCATGTAA
- a CDS encoding DNA-3-methyladenine glycosylase I, translated as MEKAGIIVGEDGKGRCAWHGGLEDYRRYHDEEWGRPVIDDIRLFEKICLEGFQSGLSWLTILRKRENFRAAFAGFDFEKIAQFGEEDIARCLADAGIIRHRGKIVSTINNAARAIELKSEYGSLAKFFWSFEPGPHLRPAVMDLATLRANPTTPVSVQLSKALKKRGWTFVGPTTVYAFMQAMGMVNDHLEGCFCQREVDELRLKFRRP; from the coding sequence ATGGAAAAGGCGGGGATCATCGTCGGCGAAGACGGCAAGGGGCGTTGCGCCTGGCATGGCGGTCTCGAAGACTACCGGCGTTATCACGACGAGGAATGGGGTCGGCCGGTGATCGACGATATCCGCCTGTTCGAGAAGATCTGCCTCGAAGGGTTCCAGTCCGGCCTGTCCTGGCTGACGATCTTGAGGAAACGCGAGAATTTCCGCGCCGCCTTCGCCGGTTTCGATTTCGAAAAAATCGCGCAGTTCGGCGAGGAGGATATCGCCCGCTGCCTGGCCGATGCCGGCATCATCCGCCATCGCGGCAAGATCGTCTCGACCATCAACAATGCCGCCCGCGCCATCGAACTCAAGAGCGAGTACGGCTCGCTCGCCAAGTTCTTCTGGAGCTTCGAGCCGGGCCCGCATCTGCGTCCGGCGGTGATGGACCTTGCCACGCTCCGGGCCAACCCAACCACGCCGGTCTCCGTACAACTGTCGAAGGCCCTGAAGAAGCGCGGCTGGACCTTCGTCGGCCCGACCACCGTCTACGCCTTCATGCAGGCCATGGGCATGGTCAACGACCATCTCGAAGGGTGCTTCTGCCAGCGCGAGGTCGATGAACTGAGATTGAAATTCAGGCGGCCGTGA
- a CDS encoding HAD family hydrolase, with amino-acid sequence MRPITAIGFDADDTLWQNEQYYRLTEEHFARLLGEFAEGAHIAERLLEAEKRNLSHYGFGIKGFTLSMIETAIEITNGKVPTRTISEILDIGRDLLRHPVETLPHVEETLETLNGEYLLVLITKGDLFDQERKLAQSGLGDFFDAVEIVSEKTATTYRRIFSKVADGPERAMMVGNSLKSDIVPAIAAGSYGVFVPHALTWILEHVDAPTTAPRFHQIEHLGELPSILQKITAA; translated from the coding sequence ATGCGCCCGATTACCGCTATCGGCTTCGATGCCGACGATACGCTCTGGCAGAACGAACAATATTACCGGCTGACGGAGGAACACTTCGCCCGGCTGCTCGGTGAATTCGCCGAAGGTGCGCATATTGCCGAGCGACTGCTCGAAGCGGAAAAGCGCAATCTTTCCCATTACGGCTTCGGCATCAAAGGGTTCACCCTGTCGATGATCGAGACGGCGATCGAAATCACCAACGGCAAGGTGCCGACCAGGACGATCAGCGAGATCCTCGATATCGGCCGCGACCTGCTGCGCCATCCGGTCGAAACCCTGCCGCATGTGGAAGAGACGCTGGAAACCCTGAACGGCGAATATCTGCTGGTGCTGATCACCAAGGGGGACCTGTTCGACCAGGAACGCAAGCTCGCGCAATCCGGTCTCGGCGATTTCTTCGATGCGGTCGAGATCGTCAGCGAGAAGACCGCCACCACCTATCGCCGCATCTTTTCCAAGGTAGCCGACGGGCCGGAACGGGCGATGATGGTCGGCAACTCGCTGAAATCCGATATCGTGCCGGCGATTGCGGCGGGAAGCTACGGCGTGTTCGTGCCGCATGCGCTGACCTGGATCCTGGAACATGTGGACGCGCCGACCACAGCGCCGCGCTTCCACCAGATCGAACATCTCGGCGAGTTGCCCTCGATCCTCCAGAAAATCACGGCCGCCTGA
- the copM gene encoding CopM family metallochaperone — protein MSAKIILMTAALSALMTGSLAAQEMKGMDHSKMGTPTGGSPSTKGFEDANARMHKDMAIQYSGDTDADFVRSMIPHHRGAIDMAKVELAHGKDPEIRKLAEAVIKAQEAEIADMQAWLKAHGK, from the coding sequence ATGTCTGCAAAAATCATTCTCATGACCGCCGCCCTCTCCGCTCTCATGACCGGCTCGCTCGCCGCGCAGGAGATGAAGGGAATGGACCACTCCAAGATGGGCACGCCGACAGGCGGCAGCCCCTCCACCAAGGGATTCGAAGATGCGAATGCCAGGATGCACAAGGACATGGCAATCCAGTATTCCGGTGATACGGATGCGGATTTCGTGCGCAGCATGATCCCGCATCACCGGGGCGCAATCGACATGGCCAAGGTCGAACTTGCCCACGGCAAGGATCCGGAAATCCGCAAGCTGGCTGAAGCCGTCATCAAGGCGCAGGAGGCTGAAATCGCCGACATGCAGGCCTGGTTGAAGGCGCACGGCAAGTAA
- a CDS encoding type II toxin-antitoxin system RelE family toxin codes for MAWTIELRASAEKQLGRLAKRDAARIISFLEERLATHENPRELGDALKGHALGGYWRYRVGDYRIICDIQDQRLVVLVIEIGHRREVYR; via the coding sequence TTGGCTTGGACGATTGAGCTTCGGGCGAGCGCGGAAAAGCAATTGGGCCGCCTCGCAAAACGGGATGCTGCGCGCATCATTTCCTTTCTTGAAGAACGCCTTGCGACCCACGAAAACCCCAGAGAGTTGGGCGACGCGCTGAAAGGACACGCCCTCGGCGGATATTGGCGTTACCGCGTCGGCGACTACCGGATCATCTGCGACATCCAGGACCAGCGACTTGTCGTGCTGGTGATCGAGATCGGCCATCGCCGCGAGGTCTATCGCTAA
- the relB gene encoding type II toxin-antitoxin system RelB family antitoxin produces the protein MNKRVTIEMPEEMHEAITEHAAKAGAKTDAYVLDLIEQHLEDLHDIALAEAAMERIRDGEPTYTLEEVKLRLGLDD, from the coding sequence ATGAACAAGCGCGTCACGATCGAAATGCCGGAAGAGATGCATGAGGCGATTACAGAGCATGCGGCCAAGGCCGGTGCTAAAACCGACGCGTATGTTCTGGATCTGATCGAACAGCATCTGGAAGACCTCCACGACATCGCACTCGCCGAAGCCGCCATGGAGCGCATTCGCGATGGTGAGCCGACCTATACTCTGGAAGAAGTGAAGCTCCGCCTTGGCTTGGACGATTGA
- the hisS gene encoding histidine--tRNA ligase yields MNDKSKKPQKLKARLPRGFVDRSAADIHATNEMTAKIREVYERYGFDPVETPLFEYTDALGKFLPDSDRPNEGVFSLQDDDDQWMSLRYDLTAPLARHVAENFNEIQLPFRTYRAGYVFRNEKPGPGRFRQFMQFDADTVGAPGVQADAEMCMMMADTMEALGIKRGDYVIRVNNRKVLDGVMEAIGLGGEENAGRRLTVLRAIDKLDKFGIEGVRLLLGEGRKDESGDFTKGAGLKQMHIDYIASLFLETKDSESIKQVQSSEEARRSMMLPLQGVLGGNKQNETYLNGIDELLSLESLVTAAGYGPERVLIDMSVVRGLEYYTGMVYEAELTFDVTNEKGEKVVFGSVGGGGRYDGLVSRFMGQPVPATGFSIGVSRLMTALKNLGKLGQDEVIAPVLVTVMDGDVESMGRYQRFTQALRNEGIRAEMYQGNWKKFGNQLKYADRRGCPIAIIQGGDERAQGVVQLKDLIEGKRLSGEIEDNASWREARVAQETVPEADLVAKVKEILAAQAEDRKRAGNA; encoded by the coding sequence ATGAACGACAAGAGCAAAAAGCCGCAGAAACTGAAAGCCCGCCTGCCGCGCGGCTTCGTCGATCGTTCCGCCGCCGATATCCACGCCACCAACGAGATGACCGCGAAGATCCGCGAGGTCTACGAGCGCTACGGTTTCGATCCGGTCGAGACGCCGCTGTTCGAATATACCGATGCGCTCGGAAAATTCCTGCCCGACAGCGACCGCCCGAACGAGGGCGTGTTCTCGCTGCAGGACGACGACGACCAGTGGATGAGCCTGCGCTACGACCTGACGGCGCCGCTCGCCCGCCATGTCGCGGAAAATTTCAACGAGATCCAGCTGCCGTTCCGCACCTATCGCGCCGGTTATGTCTTCCGCAACGAGAAGCCGGGCCCGGGCCGTTTCCGCCAGTTCATGCAGTTCGACGCCGATACGGTCGGCGCACCGGGCGTCCAGGCGGATGCCGAAATGTGCATGATGATGGCCGATACGATGGAAGCGCTCGGCATCAAGCGCGGCGACTATGTGATCCGGGTCAACAACCGCAAGGTTCTGGACGGGGTGATGGAGGCAATTGGGCTTGGGGGCGAGGAGAATGCGGGGCGGCGACTGACGGTACTGCGCGCCATCGACAAGCTCGACAAGTTCGGCATTGAAGGCGTGCGTCTGTTGCTCGGGGAAGGCCGTAAGGATGAGTCCGGCGACTTCACCAAGGGTGCGGGGCTCAAACAAATGCACATTGATTACATTGCAAGTTTGTTCTTGGAAACGAAAGATAGCGAATCGATTAAGCAGGTCCAATCTTCAGAAGAAGCCCGACGGTCGATGATGTTGCCGTTGCAAGGCGTACTTGGAGGAAACAAGCAAAACGAGACATACCTGAACGGTATCGATGAGCTGCTTAGCCTTGAGAGTTTGGTCACAGCTGCTGGTTATGGGCCGGAGCGCGTACTTATCGACATGTCTGTTGTCCGCGGTCTCGAATACTACACCGGGATGGTCTACGAAGCCGAACTCACCTTCGACGTCACCAACGAAAAGGGCGAAAAGGTCGTCTTTGGCTCGGTCGGGGGCGGCGGGCGCTACGATGGCCTCGTCTCGCGCTTCATGGGCCAGCCGGTCCCGGCGACGGGTTTCTCAATCGGCGTTTCCCGCCTGATGACGGCGCTGAAGAACCTCGGCAAGCTCGGCCAGGACGAGGTGATCGCCCCGGTTCTGGTCACCGTCATGGATGGCGATGTCGAGAGCATGGGGCGCTACCAGCGCTTCACCCAGGCGCTGCGCAACGAAGGCATCCGTGCCGAAATGTACCAGGGCAACTGGAAGAAGTTCGGCAACCAGCTGAAATATGCCGACCGCCGCGGCTGCCCGATCGCCATCATCCAGGGCGGCGACGAGCGTGCCCAGGGCGTCGTGCAGTTGAAGGACCTGATCGAAGGCAAGCGCCTTTCCGGCGAGATCGAGGACAATGCGAGCTGGCGCGAGGCGCGTGTGGCCCAGGAAACCGTTCCCGAGGCGGATCTGGTGGCCAAGGTGAAGGAGATTCTGGCGGCTCAGGCGGAGGATCGGAAAAGGGCGGGCAATGCGTGA
- a CDS encoding ATP phosphoribosyltransferase regulatory subunit: MPLIDMPDFSTDLLAEFAARRTERVNTPVIQPAEPFLDMAGEDLRRRIFLTESETGANLCLRPEFTIPVCLRHIETATGTPKRYSYLGEVFRQRREGSHEFYQAGIEDLGDKDIASSDARAIGDATGILKALLPGRKLALTLGDQAVFEAVVKALGLPFGWQRRLIHAFGDMAHLEALLERLARPQPVTGLDPEIAELIASDNEEDLVARIDRTMQETGYSTNASRSPTEIARRLKEKLELAETRLDGTALLLLREFLTLQLPLAEAPAALAGFADAAGLKLGDAVSRFDARLAALANAGADLSAMTYRAAFGRPLDYYTGLVFEVTEVGSSAVLAGGGRFDRLLTLLGAREHIPAVGFSLWLDRIEAARALR; this comes from the coding sequence ATGCCCCTGATCGACATGCCCGACTTCTCCACCGACCTCCTCGCCGAATTCGCTGCCCGTCGCACCGAGCGGGTCAACACGCCGGTCATCCAGCCGGCCGAACCCTTCCTCGACATGGCCGGCGAGGATCTGCGCCGCCGCATCTTTCTCACCGAAAGCGAGACCGGCGCCAATCTCTGCCTGCGTCCGGAATTCACCATTCCGGTCTGCCTGCGCCACATCGAAACCGCCACCGGCACGCCAAAACGGTATTCCTATCTCGGCGAAGTCTTCCGCCAGCGCCGCGAGGGTTCCCACGAATTCTACCAGGCCGGCATCGAGGATCTCGGCGACAAGGATATCGCCAGTTCCGACGCCCGCGCCATCGGCGACGCGACCGGCATCCTGAAAGCGCTGCTGCCCGGCCGCAAGCTCGCGCTCACGCTTGGCGACCAGGCGGTGTTCGAGGCGGTCGTCAAGGCGCTCGGCCTGCCGTTCGGCTGGCAGCGGCGGCTGATCCACGCGTTCGGCGACATGGCCCATCTCGAAGCGCTGCTGGAACGGCTCGCCCGGCCGCAGCCGGTCACCGGCCTCGATCCGGAGATCGCCGAACTGATCGCTTCGGACAACGAGGAGGATCTCGTGGCCCGCATCGACCGCACCATGCAGGAAACCGGTTATTCCACCAATGCCAGCCGTTCGCCGACCGAGATCGCGAGACGGCTCAAGGAAAAGCTGGAACTGGCCGAAACTCGGCTCGACGGCACCGCGTTGCTGCTGCTGCGCGAATTCCTGACGCTGCAATTGCCGCTCGCCGAAGCACCGGCCGCGCTCGCTGGTTTTGCCGATGCCGCCGGCCTGAAGCTCGGGGACGCGGTTTCCCGCTTCGACGCCCGTCTGGCGGCTCTCGCCAATGCCGGTGCCGATCTCTCCGCCATGACCTATCGCGCCGCCTTCGGCCGTCCGCTCGATTATTATACCGGCCTCGTCTTCGAGGTCACCGAGGTCGGTTCGTCCGCGGTGCTTGCCGGCGGCGGCCGGTTCGACCGGCTGCTGACGCTGCTCGGCGCCAGGGAGCATATTCCGGCGGTCGGTTTCTCGCTCTGGCTCGACCGGATTGAAGCCGCGAGGGCACTGAGATGA
- the hisG gene encoding ATP phosphoribosyltransferase codes for MSTITIALPSKGRIKEETAEVFERAGLAISAVGNDRSYRGRIEGMEGVEIAYLSASEIARELASGAVDFGVTGEDLVREGMAGADGRVEFCARLGFGQADVVVAVPEIWLDVETMADLGDVAADFRARHGRRLQIATKYWRLTQQFFSSQHGIQLYRIVESLGATEGAPAAGQADIIVDITSTGSTLRANHLKILSDGVILKSEACLVRARKRAHEQDPRVARIVEAVRAAL; via the coding sequence ATGAGCACGATCACCATCGCTCTGCCCTCCAAGGGCCGCATCAAGGAAGAGACAGCCGAGGTCTTCGAGCGCGCCGGGCTTGCCATTTCCGCGGTCGGCAACGACCGTTCCTATCGTGGCCGGATCGAGGGCATGGAAGGCGTCGAGATCGCCTATCTCTCGGCCTCCGAGATTGCTCGCGAGCTTGCGAGCGGCGCCGTCGATTTCGGCGTCACTGGCGAAGACCTGGTGCGCGAAGGCATGGCCGGCGCGGACGGACGCGTGGAATTCTGCGCCCGCCTCGGCTTCGGCCAGGCGGATGTGGTCGTCGCCGTGCCGGAAATCTGGCTCGACGTCGAAACCATGGCCGACCTTGGCGACGTGGCGGCGGATTTTCGCGCCCGCCATGGTCGCCGTCTCCAGATTGCCACGAAATACTGGCGGCTCACCCAGCAGTTCTTTTCGAGCCAGCACGGCATCCAGCTCTACCGCATCGTCGAAAGCCTCGGCGCCACCGAGGGAGCGCCGGCTGCCGGCCAGGCGGATATCATCGTCGATATCACCTCGACGGGTTCGACGCTCCGGGCCAACCACCTGAAGATCCTGTCGGATGGCGTGATCCTGAAATCCGAGGCCTGCCTGGTCAGGGCCCGCAAGCGGGCTCACGAGCAGGATCCGCGGGTCGCCAGGATCGTGGAGGCAGTCCGCGCCGCGCTCTGA
- a CDS encoding GFA family protein yields the protein MHVTGRCHCGYVTYEAELDPKRISICHCTDCQTLSGSPFRVTAVVPESDLKLTGHEPKLYRKVAESGRVRQQYFCPECGSPLFVNGEGEAARIWGIRWGSIDQRAELKPQRQIWCRSAVSWLPEMSELPTVQTD from the coding sequence ATGCACGTGACCGGTCGATGCCATTGCGGCTATGTGACCTATGAGGCCGAACTCGATCCGAAGCGGATCAGTATCTGCCATTGCACCGATTGCCAGACGCTGAGCGGCTCGCCCTTTCGCGTCACCGCCGTCGTCCCGGAAAGCGATCTGAAGCTTACCGGGCACGAGCCAAAGCTCTATCGCAAGGTGGCCGAGAGCGGCCGCGTCCGCCAGCAGTATTTCTGCCCCGAATGCGGCTCGCCGCTTTTCGTCAATGGCGAAGGTGAGGCGGCCAGGATCTGGGGCATCCGCTGGGGCAGTATCGACCAGCGGGCGGAGTTGAAGCCGCAGCGCCAGATATGGTGTCGCTCGGCCGTTTCCTGGCTGCCCGAAATGAGCGAACTGCCGACCGTCCAGACCGATTGA
- a CDS encoding DoxX family protein: MSTTATNSLLLVGRVLLAGMFVMSGFQKLVDPAGTAGMITGAGLPAATLLAYVAGLFELVTGLAVLTGFQTRIAAILLALFSVFTAFVFHSGAINVPGFPEAANGLLTVFNSLMMMKNLTIAGGFLALAAAGAGAFSVDARRGSVAIAA; this comes from the coding sequence ATGTCCACCACAGCCACCAATTCCCTGCTTCTCGTCGGCCGCGTTCTTTTGGCCGGCATGTTCGTCATGTCCGGTTTCCAGAAGCTCGTCGATCCCGCCGGCACCGCCGGCATGATCACCGGTGCCGGCCTTCCCGCCGCCACGCTGCTCGCCTATGTCGCAGGCCTTTTCGAACTGGTCACCGGCCTTGCCGTGCTGACCGGCTTCCAGACCCGCATCGCAGCAATACTGCTTGCGCTCTTTTCGGTCTTCACCGCATTCGTCTTCCATTCCGGCGCCATCAATGTCCCGGGCTTTCCGGAGGCAGCCAACGGCCTGCTGACGGTGTTTAACAGCCTGATGATGATGAAGAACCTGACGATTGCCGGTGGATTCCTGGCGCTCGCCGCCGCCGGCGCCGGTGCATTTTCTGTCGACGCCCGCCGTGGTTCTGTCGCAATCGCTGCCTAA
- a CDS encoding cation:proton antiporter yields MNFFESLLVLLLVAIVLLQISRRLSVPYPSMLALAGAAVALVPGTPYISLDPETALALFIAPALLDAAFDFPIGIARRFWLPLLVFAIGGVCVTAVAVAFVGWTVAGLPIAAALVLGAIVAPPDAAAATAVLSSMSIPRTTDTVLRGESLFNDAAALLIFDAALSVQSAGSLDAGVALHLSVAVPGGLLLGILAAWVVRHLTRFVAGTLGGILLQFVQTFLLWILAERLGLSAVLAIVAFAMTLARSSEARSSARMRVQSYAVWTAVVFVLNVMAFLLMGMQVRDIVGGMPADHLWDAAQFSLLTIMIVIAVRFAVCVGYNRLTAWHERSRGRPEPATTTQALLAGWCGMRGLVTLATAFALPMDFPQRDVVVLTAFSVVLATLVVQGLTLTPIIRWLGLDRRAEGHGELAVIRGKIALAGLSRLDGATETEAELLRSKFRIEQQAASRIEDANSLETYRRLALKAIAAQREELEKLRSVHKVNVDEYNLLLEEIDWRELSVLPEDARRIEES; encoded by the coding sequence ATGAACTTCTTCGAGAGCCTGCTCGTCCTGCTGCTTGTCGCGATCGTGCTTCTGCAGATTTCGCGCCGGCTTTCCGTGCCCTACCCGTCGATGCTGGCGCTGGCGGGCGCTGCGGTCGCGCTGGTGCCGGGCACGCCGTATATCTCGCTCGACCCGGAAACGGCGCTCGCGCTGTTCATCGCGCCGGCGCTGCTCGACGCGGCGTTCGATTTTCCGATCGGGATTGCCCGCCGGTTCTGGCTGCCGCTGCTGGTGTTTGCGATCGGCGGTGTATGCGTGACCGCGGTTGCCGTCGCCTTCGTCGGCTGGACCGTGGCCGGATTGCCGATCGCAGCGGCGCTGGTGCTCGGCGCGATCGTCGCCCCGCCCGATGCCGCCGCCGCGACGGCGGTGCTGTCGTCGATGTCGATCCCGCGCACCACCGATACGGTCCTTCGCGGCGAAAGCCTGTTCAACGATGCTGCCGCGCTGCTGATCTTCGACGCGGCGCTCTCCGTGCAATCGGCCGGCAGTCTCGATGCGGGCGTGGCGCTGCATCTTTCCGTCGCCGTGCCTGGCGGTCTGCTGCTCGGCATCCTGGCCGCCTGGGTGGTCCGGCATCTCACGCGGTTCGTCGCCGGCACGCTCGGCGGCATCCTCCTGCAGTTCGTCCAGACCTTTCTTCTGTGGATCCTCGCCGAACGGCTCGGCCTGTCGGCGGTGCTTGCCATCGTTGCCTTCGCGATGACGCTTGCGAGAAGCAGCGAAGCCCGGTCCTCGGCGCGCATGCGGGTGCAGTCCTACGCGGTCTGGACGGCCGTCGTGTTCGTTCTCAACGTCATGGCCTTCCTGCTGATGGGCATGCAGGTTCGCGATATCGTCGGCGGAATGCCGGCGGATCACCTCTGGGATGCGGCCCAGTTTTCACTGCTGACGATCATGATTGTCATCGCCGTGCGGTTTGCGGTCTGCGTCGGTTACAATCGCCTCACCGCCTGGCACGAGCGCAGCCGCGGCAGGCCGGAACCCGCGACGACGACCCAGGCGCTGCTGGCCGGCTGGTGCGGCATGCGCGGCCTGGTGACGCTTGCGACCGCCTTTGCCCTGCCGATGGACTTTCCGCAGCGCGACGTGGTGGTGCTGACCGCTTTTTCGGTGGTGCTCGCAACCCTCGTCGTCCAAGGCTTGACACTCACCCCGATCATCCGGTGGCTCGGTCTCGACCGACGCGCCGAGGGGCATGGCGAACTCGCCGTCATACGCGGCAAGATCGCGCTCGCCGGCCTTTCCAGGCTCGACGGTGCGACCGAAACGGAAGCCGAATTGCTGCGCTCCAAATTCCGCATCGAGCAGCAGGCCGCCTCCCGGATCGAGGACGCCAACTCTCTCGAGACCTATCGGCGGCTGGCCTTGAAGGCGATTGCCGCGCAGCGGGAAGAGCTGGAAAAGCTTCGCTCGGTGCACAAGGTCAATGTCGACGAATACAATCTGCTGCTCGAAGAGATCGACTGGCGCGAGCTTTCGGTCCTGCCCGAAGATGCGCGCCGGATCGAGGAGAGCTGA